Proteins found in one Leptospira saintgironsiae genomic segment:
- a CDS encoding SufB/SufD family protein, with amino-acid sequence MLLAESISEYIKEKKEPSILTEFRTNAEKLLGLASFPDSSLESWRKISLSNFKISEYTKVCPDSSVTVSGNAKVTKLQDLPPEKLSEVLKKLGPAVSFYSKDWFPLFVFSRFTHAYYVQLSSDPSSFPEIKVECKDGNIILPLLIVDVFPGAKSNFLERWESPSQKDLVLMSGVTILLTPPNGDFQYSSLENLGDSTFHFRSTYGIQEKDSKFHASLASWGGYKGKSFYDTNVAGKGCWTRYVALSPLKGREFQDTEVRILHSESHAQSSILYRTVVREKAHHVFTGNLHIPSNCKDVGAIQINNNLLLDRTARAESIPKLEVFADSVKCEHGATVGEIDEEQLFYLASRGISEEEARKMIVEGFLNEVVREFPSETVREELSSMIESRMLGE; translated from the coding sequence ATGCTTTTGGCGGAATCTATTTCGGAATATATCAAGGAGAAGAAGGAACCATCCATTCTTACTGAATTCCGTACGAACGCCGAAAAACTTTTGGGTTTAGCTTCTTTTCCGGATTCTTCTTTAGAGTCTTGGAGAAAGATCAGTCTTTCTAATTTTAAAATTTCAGAATATACAAAAGTTTGTCCTGATTCTTCTGTAACTGTTTCCGGAAATGCAAAGGTTACTAAATTACAGGATCTTCCTCCTGAAAAACTTTCAGAAGTTCTGAAAAAACTAGGACCTGCAGTTTCATTTTATTCTAAAGACTGGTTTCCACTTTTTGTATTTTCCAGGTTCACTCACGCGTATTATGTGCAACTTAGTTCGGATCCTTCTTCTTTTCCTGAGATCAAGGTTGAATGTAAGGATGGAAATATCATTCTTCCACTTCTGATCGTGGATGTTTTTCCGGGAGCAAAGTCTAATTTTCTAGAGAGATGGGAATCACCTTCTCAGAAAGATCTGGTGCTCATGAGTGGAGTTACTATTCTTCTTACTCCTCCTAATGGAGATTTCCAATATTCTAGTTTGGAAAATTTGGGAGACTCTACTTTTCATTTTAGATCTACATACGGGATCCAAGAAAAAGATTCCAAATTTCATGCGAGTCTTGCTTCTTGGGGCGGATATAAAGGCAAATCTTTCTATGATACGAATGTTGCCGGAAAAGGATGTTGGACACGTTATGTGGCACTTTCTCCTTTAAAAGGGAGAGAATTCCAGGACACTGAAGTTCGAATTCTTCATTCTGAAAGTCATGCACAAAGTTCTATTTTATATCGTACGGTTGTAAGGGAGAAGGCTCATCATGTTTTTACAGGAAACCTTCATATACCTTCTAATTGTAAAGATGTGGGTGCGATCCAGATCAATAATAACCTTCTGCTAGACAGAACTGCAAGAGCTGAATCCATTCCCAAGTTAGAAGTATTCGCTGACAGTGTTAAATGTGAACACGGCGCCACAGTCGGAGAAATAGACGAAGAGCAATTATTCTATTTAGCTTCCAGAGGTATCTCGGAAGAAGAAGCCCGCAAAATGATCGTAGAAGGATTTTTGAACGAAGTAGTTCGAGAATTTCCTTCCGAAACTGTTCGCGAAGAATTATCCTCTATGATAGAATCTAGGATGTTGGGCGAGTAA
- the sufC gene encoding Fe-S cluster assembly ATPase SufC, with the protein MAELLKISNLRAGVETESGEVQEILKGVDLTISEGEVHAIMGPNGSGKSTLSNVIMGHPKYKVISGDIFFRGESLLEKPTDERARAGIFLCFQYPTSIPGVTIGNFLRTILKSVRGKDLPVKEFRKELKEATALLEVPDTWIGRYVNDGFSGGEKKRNEILQMTLLKPKLSVLDETDSGLDIDALRIISEGITKNKSTERSILLITHYQRMLNYVTPDFVHVFAQGKILKTGGSELALELEEKGYDWILNGAN; encoded by the coding sequence GTGGCGGAACTACTCAAAATTTCAAATCTTCGCGCCGGAGTGGAAACCGAATCCGGTGAAGTTCAGGAAATCCTAAAGGGAGTCGACCTCACTATTAGCGAGGGAGAAGTCCATGCCATCATGGGTCCAAACGGATCCGGAAAAAGTACATTATCAAATGTCATCATGGGTCACCCAAAATATAAGGTGATCTCCGGGGATATATTTTTCAGAGGGGAATCCCTTCTTGAAAAACCAACAGACGAAAGAGCCAGAGCAGGTATCTTTCTTTGTTTCCAATACCCAACAAGTATCCCTGGCGTAACTATCGGAAATTTTTTACGCACTATTTTAAAATCAGTTCGAGGCAAGGACTTACCTGTAAAAGAATTCCGTAAAGAACTCAAAGAGGCCACTGCTTTATTAGAAGTTCCTGATACTTGGATCGGAAGATATGTGAACGATGGATTTTCCGGCGGAGAGAAAAAAAGGAATGAGATCCTTCAAATGACCCTTCTCAAACCTAAACTTTCCGTTCTGGACGAGACTGATTCTGGTTTGGATATTGATGCACTTAGAATTATCAGCGAAGGGATTACTAAAAACAAATCCACAGAAAGATCCATTCTTCTGATTACACATTACCAAAGAATGTTAAATTATGTGACTCCTGATTTTGTTCACGTTTTTGCACAAGGTAAGATCTTGAAAACCGGCGGAAGTGAACTCGCTCTTGAATTAGAAGAAAAAGGATACGATTGGATCCTAAACGGAGCGAACTAA
- a CDS encoding EAL domain-containing protein, producing MLAEYESQQILSLGEGYYTPHYQPILDVGNRNIIGYEVLGRVFSPESNQYHSLGYHFHNPDTDAVRLVHIDRIIREKAIKHVKETGLKTKIFLNMMPNFLSMVYTGEVLDIKRLHILHLIDKYDINPNDLVLEITEDKFEGNIEKLLYIVSLFRERGIKIAVDDLGVGFSNLERIGYIHPDIMKVDIKIMRESLNRRSFKNVLSAISEMSQRLGSQLLFEGVENEEELYLALSMGANLLQGFYFSRPALDFQDKKRFNKTLKTSLEKFSGLRFLEILENLRKEQSFLDQFVDLFKDLETSSEEKMADALNGILDRLPLETTSVLVCDMHGYQVTPTFKREAYDLPWTRLLTEVGNNYAWKPFFIRHKAETYHSSRVSGFTEPFHDIETKRQYVLFTLNLGENHVLILRLDWESY from the coding sequence ATGCTCGCCGAATACGAGTCACAACAAATTCTATCTCTGGGAGAAGGTTATTATACCCCTCACTACCAGCCGATCTTAGACGTCGGTAATCGTAATATTATAGGTTACGAGGTTTTGGGCAGAGTATTTTCTCCTGAATCAAATCAATATCATTCTCTTGGTTATCATTTTCATAATCCGGATACGGATGCTGTACGTTTAGTTCATATTGATCGTATCATTCGTGAAAAAGCGATCAAACATGTGAAAGAAACTGGTCTTAAGACTAAAATTTTCCTGAACATGATGCCCAATTTTCTCTCCATGGTTTACACGGGAGAAGTGTTGGATATCAAACGTCTGCATATTCTTCATCTTATAGATAAGTATGATATTAACCCGAATGATCTAGTTTTAGAGATCACAGAAGATAAATTCGAAGGGAATATTGAAAAACTTTTATACATAGTAAGCCTTTTCAGAGAAAGAGGGATCAAGATCGCAGTAGATGATCTTGGGGTCGGTTTTTCCAATTTGGAAAGGATCGGTTATATTCATCCAGATATCATGAAAGTGGACATAAAAATTATGAGAGAGAGTTTGAACAGACGCTCTTTCAAAAATGTTTTGTCTGCAATTTCTGAAATGTCCCAAAGATTAGGGTCTCAACTTCTATTCGAAGGTGTTGAAAACGAAGAAGAATTATATCTGGCCCTGTCCATGGGAGCAAATCTTCTCCAAGGTTTTTACTTCTCTCGTCCTGCTCTCGACTTCCAGGACAAAAAACGTTTTAATAAAACTCTTAAAACTTCTCTCGAAAAATTTTCCGGACTTAGGTTCTTAGAAATTCTGGAGAATCTTAGAAAAGAACAATCTTTCTTGGATCAGTTCGTGGACTTATTCAAAGATCTCGAAACTTCTTCAGAAGAAAAGATGGCAGATGCATTGAATGGTATTTTGGACAGACTTCCTTTGGAAACCACCTCTGTTCTTGTGTGTGATATGCATGGTTATCAAGTAACTCCTACTTTCAAAAGAGAAGCTTACGATCTTCCTTGGACAAGATTGCTCACCGAGGTCGGGAATAACTACGCTTGGAAACCTTTCTTCATCCGTCATAAGGCAGAAACCTATCATTCTAGCCGAGTTTCTGGATTTACGGAACCTTTCCATGATATAGAAACCAAACGTCAATATGTCTTATTCACCCTGAATCTGGGCGAGAATCACGTTCTTATTCTCCGCCTGGACTGGGAATCCTACTGA
- a CDS encoding DUF2804 domain-containing protein, with the protein MKEHLGSILHPSTLEPLFGKYFGPVQIDNSKEYNAGLFSKFRSIDSVLVDILSEKIFLELRIYATKFKSGANLLLWNRETGNLQEISLLESGTSSFIHQGSFKNGYWSFTKSDKRFNFRLDENIRQGYTHSAIWEKNLNFQLDALAYTGDKNKGSWFTQISPSGKDWVFKNHSPDLRVEGQLSWNDLSVSLENGLLSYTVFKGYSSEAFPLENRIYLNVSAKKKIHLYLEDEILVWTNGEVSNLGNAVWSGNGKRKIVQDQNSKLELTLEPEIEASFSRPKNFGTEKFIKTLYTVSGWIKTKSKKEKVSDGIAILEKVQKT; encoded by the coding sequence ATGAAAGAACATTTAGGCTCCATTCTTCACCCTTCCACATTAGAACCATTGTTTGGAAAATATTTCGGTCCAGTGCAGATTGATAATTCCAAAGAATATAATGCAGGACTCTTTTCAAAATTTAGATCCATAGACTCAGTTCTCGTAGATATACTAAGTGAAAAAATCTTTTTAGAACTTAGGATCTACGCAACCAAGTTCAAATCAGGCGCAAATCTCCTACTCTGGAATAGAGAGACTGGAAATCTACAGGAAATATCTCTTTTAGAAAGTGGGACTTCTTCTTTTATACACCAAGGAAGTTTTAAGAACGGTTATTGGAGTTTTACTAAATCAGACAAAAGATTCAATTTCAGATTAGATGAAAATATCCGCCAAGGTTATACACATTCAGCCATCTGGGAAAAAAATCTTAACTTTCAATTAGATGCACTTGCTTATACTGGAGATAAAAATAAGGGAAGCTGGTTCACTCAAATCTCCCCTTCCGGAAAAGATTGGGTCTTTAAAAATCATTCTCCTGATTTAAGGGTAGAAGGTCAACTCTCCTGGAATGATCTATCTGTTTCTCTAGAAAATGGACTTTTATCTTATACGGTTTTTAAAGGATATAGCTCCGAAGCTTTCCCTTTAGAAAATAGGATCTATCTAAATGTTTCTGCAAAGAAAAAGATCCATCTCTATTTGGAAGATGAAATACTCGTTTGGACAAATGGAGAAGTTTCTAATCTGGGAAATGCTGTTTGGTCTGGAAACGGGAAACGTAAAATTGTCCAAGATCAAAATTCTAAACTCGAACTTACGTTAGAACCTGAAATAGAAGCGAGCTTTTCCCGTCCCAAAAACTTTGGAACTGAAAAGTTTATAAAAACATTATATACAGTTTCAGGATGGATCAAGACCAAATCCAAAAAGGAAAAGGTCTCTGATGGAATTGCAATTTTAGAGAAAGTTCAAAAAACTTAG
- the purQ gene encoding phosphoribosylformylglycinamidine synthase subunit PurQ, translating into MKAAVVTFPGSNCDNDIVRVLSEFYSAKVDKVWHKDQFSEKYDLVILPGGFSYGDYLRSGAMAPFSPVMKSVKEHTDRGGKLFGICNGFQILAEAGYLPGALIRNRNLKYVCRTIGLKKASNSNKISGGLADDKILRVPVAHGDGCYFASADIRKQLKDEGRILFLYAGDNPNGSLDDIAGICSPDFKVAGMMPHPERAMNPITGEMDGKTVLDLLIAS; encoded by the coding sequence ATGAAAGCAGCGGTAGTCACTTTTCCAGGTTCAAATTGTGATAATGATATCGTAAGAGTTCTCTCAGAATTCTATTCTGCGAAAGTAGACAAGGTTTGGCATAAAGACCAATTCTCCGAAAAATATGATCTGGTGATTCTTCCGGGAGGATTTTCCTACGGAGATTATCTTAGATCAGGAGCAATGGCTCCTTTTTCTCCGGTAATGAAATCAGTAAAAGAACATACTGATCGTGGTGGAAAATTATTCGGGATCTGCAATGGATTCCAAATTTTGGCGGAAGCTGGTTATCTTCCAGGTGCATTAATACGTAACAGAAATCTAAAGTATGTTTGTAGGACTATAGGTCTTAAAAAAGCTTCTAACTCAAATAAGATCAGCGGTGGTTTAGCTGATGATAAGATCTTAAGAGTTCCTGTAGCTCATGGAGACGGATGTTATTTTGCTTCTGCAGATATCCGCAAACAATTGAAAGACGAAGGTCGCATTCTGTTCCTTTACGCAGGAGATAATCCGAATGGAAGTTTGGACGATATCGCTGGGATCTGTTCTCCTGATTTCAAAGTGGCAGGTATGATGCCTCACCCTGAAAGAGCGATGAATCCGATCACTGGAGAAATGGACGGTAAAACCGTTTTAGATCTTCTGATCGCTTCCTGA
- the purS gene encoding phosphoribosylformylglycinamidine synthase subunit PurS, whose translation MFIARINVTLKESVLDPQGNTVKSTLQELGEKSVQDVRVGKYIEVKLDSPDLETAKKTVANLCEKLLVNHVIETYRSEIVTE comes from the coding sequence ATGTTTATCGCAAGAATTAACGTAACTCTAAAAGAATCAGTTCTCGATCCTCAAGGGAACACTGTAAAATCCACTCTACAAGAACTTGGCGAAAAATCTGTCCAAGACGTTCGAGTTGGAAAATATATCGAGGTTAAATTGGATTCTCCAGATCTCGAAACCGCAAAGAAGACAGTTGCAAATCTTTGCGAAAAACTTTTAGTAAATCATGTGATTGAAACTTATCGTTCGGAGATCGTAACGGAATGA
- a CDS encoding phosphoribosylaminoimidazolesuccinocarboxamide synthase, translating into MSELPKPSYIGKVRDVYDLGNSLILSSTDRVSAFDVVFSQIVPGKGKVLNKISAEWFSYFKDIPNHIIETDVSKFPSPYKDHPDLKDRSVLVKKCKRIDFECVVRGYLSGSGWKEYNQDGTLAFKKLPPGLKESEKLPEPSFTPAIKNDTGHDENISEERMKNEIGSELFSILKEKSISLYTRAAELVAGAGILLCDTKFEFGISEDKVILIDEILTPDSSRYWAKESYVIGTTPPSMDKQILRNYLEKSGWNKVPPAPDLPESLIVELQAAYKEIQDRLLKCLSQELT; encoded by the coding sequence ATGAGTGAACTCCCAAAACCTTCTTATATTGGCAAAGTCAGAGACGTATACGATTTAGGAAATTCCCTAATATTATCTTCTACAGATCGAGTTTCTGCATTCGATGTTGTCTTTAGTCAGATCGTTCCTGGCAAAGGAAAAGTTTTAAATAAGATCTCCGCAGAATGGTTTTCCTACTTTAAGGATATTCCGAATCATATCATAGAGACTGATGTTTCTAAATTCCCTTCTCCATATAAAGATCATCCAGATCTAAAGGATCGGTCTGTTCTTGTTAAAAAATGTAAGCGGATCGACTTTGAATGTGTGGTCCGCGGTTATCTTTCCGGTTCTGGTTGGAAAGAATACAATCAAGATGGCACTCTTGCTTTTAAAAAACTTCCTCCAGGTTTGAAAGAATCCGAAAAGCTGCCTGAACCAAGTTTTACTCCTGCGATCAAAAACGATACAGGCCACGATGAGAACATCTCTGAAGAGAGAATGAAAAACGAGATCGGATCCGAACTCTTCTCTATTTTGAAGGAAAAATCGATTTCCCTCTATACCAGGGCCGCTGAACTGGTAGCTGGGGCCGGGATTTTGCTCTGCGACACCAAATTCGAATTCGGGATTTCGGAAGATAAGGTCATCTTGATCGACGAGATTTTGACTCCGGATTCTTCTCGGTACTGGGCGAAAGAATCTTATGTTATCGGGACCACTCCGCCCAGCATGGACAAACAGATCTTAAGGAACTATCTGGAGAAATCCGGATGGAATAAAGTTCCTCCAGCTCCGGATTTGCCGGAAAGTCTGATTGTGGAATTGCAAGCGGCATATAAGGAAATACAGGACCGACTATTAAAATGTTTATCGCAAGAATTAACGTAA
- a CDS encoding PP2C family protein-serine/threonine phosphatase, with protein sequence MDREKQESQLNYSDYSILAVDDSDINLKLLVHTLKPLGFQVLTAMNTEEARTLLATNQVDVLLLDVSMPGQDGFSFCKELREIDRFNLLPILFITAYNRELGFDEAITHGGDDFLHKPFQPKELVAKIRAFIRIKNLQDELLHQKKKYEKELVMARRVQQELVPEKQLEWNGFSVNSVFHPLMQIGGDFIDAWIEEDKLHVFIADCSGHGPSAALLSAMVKMQVSNLGRSNTLVEKVKTLRQQLEKILPEDFSITFFYGILDKKGTFEYANGGHPPPLLYYKGNVEELPGMGPLIIPIELGTEDEFRSVVLEKGASLLLYTDGATEITDENYNILGEESLKKILKEAVESKEDILNFSLERILAHSGNMTHDDDIALMVIQG encoded by the coding sequence GTGGATAGAGAGAAGCAAGAGAGCCAGTTGAATTATTCCGACTATTCTATCCTTGCGGTCGATGATTCGGATATCAACCTTAAACTTTTAGTTCATACTTTAAAACCTCTGGGCTTCCAGGTTTTAACTGCTATGAATACGGAAGAGGCACGCACACTTCTTGCGACCAATCAGGTAGATGTACTTCTTTTAGATGTGAGTATGCCGGGGCAGGACGGATTTTCTTTCTGTAAGGAACTTAGAGAGATAGATAGATTCAATCTTCTTCCTATTTTATTTATCACCGCTTATAATAGAGAGCTCGGATTTGACGAGGCAATCACACACGGCGGAGACGACTTTCTTCATAAACCTTTCCAACCTAAAGAATTAGTCGCAAAGATAAGAGCATTTATACGTATCAAAAATCTTCAGGACGAACTTCTACACCAAAAGAAAAAATACGAAAAAGAATTGGTGATGGCGAGAAGGGTGCAACAGGAGCTCGTGCCTGAAAAACAATTAGAGTGGAACGGCTTCAGTGTGAATTCAGTCTTCCATCCTTTGATGCAAATCGGTGGAGACTTTATAGATGCTTGGATAGAAGAAGATAAACTCCATGTGTTTATCGCAGATTGTTCCGGCCATGGTCCTTCTGCAGCACTTCTTTCTGCGATGGTGAAGATGCAGGTTTCCAATTTAGGAAGAAGTAATACTCTTGTTGAAAAAGTAAAAACTCTTCGCCAACAATTGGAGAAGATCCTACCAGAAGATTTTTCCATCACATTCTTCTACGGTATTCTTGATAAAAAAGGTACATTCGAATATGCGAACGGAGGTCATCCGCCTCCGCTATTGTACTATAAAGGTAATGTAGAAGAATTGCCTGGTATGGGGCCTTTAATTATTCCAATAGAGCTCGGGACAGAAGATGAGTTTAGATCTGTAGTCTTGGAAAAAGGCGCTTCTCTATTACTTTACACAGACGGGGCCACTGAAATAACGGATGAGAACTATAATATTTTGGGCGAAGAAAGTCTGAAGAAGATCCTGAAAGAAGCTGTTGAATCCAAGGAAGATATCTTAAATTTCTCTTTGGAAAGAATATTGGCTCATTCGGGGAACATGACCCACGACGATGATATCGCTCTCATGGTTATCCAAGGATGA
- the ccsA gene encoding cytochrome c biogenesis protein CcsA, whose translation MNIRLLHPAWDWILSLLFLSIFPFAVLLGLYYPNVILEQGISHRIFYFHVPVAWVALYGPGISSICAVAYLVTKKRTWDTLSLSANKISLLFAIGVLFSGPIWAYLAWGTPWDSTDARLNSFFVLVLSLVAYFLLRFLVLDQTKKYIFSAFLSLFCSVNAILTWGAIRWMDNPGNHPSSVLGKKGMDPDMRISFWLGILAYHILFLILYRIVYRLDKIKAVREELLD comes from the coding sequence ATGAATATTCGCCTCCTGCATCCCGCCTGGGACTGGATACTCTCTCTTTTGTTTTTATCGATTTTTCCGTTTGCAGTGCTTCTGGGTCTATATTATCCGAATGTGATCTTAGAGCAGGGAATCTCTCACCGGATTTTTTATTTTCACGTGCCAGTTGCGTGGGTGGCTTTGTATGGTCCTGGAATTTCTTCTATCTGCGCGGTTGCCTATTTGGTAACAAAGAAGCGGACCTGGGACACACTTTCACTTTCTGCAAATAAGATCTCTCTTCTGTTTGCGATTGGAGTTTTATTTTCGGGGCCGATCTGGGCTTATCTTGCTTGGGGAACTCCTTGGGACAGTACTGACGCTCGTTTAAATTCTTTTTTTGTTTTAGTACTTAGTCTTGTGGCGTATTTCCTATTACGTTTTTTAGTTCTGGACCAAACTAAAAAGTATATCTTCTCCGCTTTTTTAAGTTTGTTCTGCAGCGTGAATGCTATCTTAACCTGGGGAGCAATTCGTTGGATGGACAATCCTGGAAATCACCCTTCTTCTGTATTAGGAAAAAAGGGAATGGATCCTGATATGAGGATCTCTTTTTGGTTGGGGATTTTGGCATATCATATACTTTTTTTGATCTTATACAGAATTGTTTATCGTTTGGATAAGATCAAAGCGGTGAGAGAAGAATTGTTGGATTGA
- a CDS encoding heme exporter protein CcmB: MRAILSLIRKEFRLLGKASNGILSLLVLVSAMVFLFHYALERNGKIDLVALIGLKWAILFVASFVLVGQFTWEEREAGGGTASRLFISPWVLYFSKSILVFIALSATAIYLMGLFALMFSAFPADINEFGRQIVFFFPGLLCLSFLGVCLSHISLSSRLKEILLPLLLVPLSIPVFLYGMEAERKFISQPFSALVGSFALLLAFAVFYGSMGALLVEMTSDE; the protein is encoded by the coding sequence ATGAGAGCAATTTTATCTCTTATCCGAAAAGAATTCCGGCTTTTAGGAAAAGCAAGTAATGGAATTTTATCCTTACTCGTTTTAGTTTCTGCGATGGTGTTTTTATTCCATTATGCTTTGGAGAGAAACGGTAAAATTGATTTAGTTGCGCTGATAGGATTAAAATGGGCCATTCTATTTGTTGCATCATTCGTATTAGTCGGCCAATTTACATGGGAAGAAAGAGAAGCAGGTGGAGGAACCGCGAGTAGACTTTTTATTTCTCCTTGGGTTTTATATTTTTCTAAATCGATTTTAGTGTTTATTGCATTGTCTGCGACTGCAATTTATTTGATGGGACTTTTTGCTCTCATGTTCTCCGCATTTCCTGCGGATATAAATGAATTCGGAAGACAGATCGTATTCTTTTTTCCTGGTCTATTATGCCTTTCCTTTTTGGGAGTTTGTCTTTCTCATATTAGTTTATCTTCCCGTCTGAAAGAGATACTTCTTCCGTTACTTCTTGTGCCTCTTTCTATTCCAGTATTTTTATACGGAATGGAAGCGGAGAGAAAATTTATCTCCCAACCTTTTTCTGCCTTGGTCGGTTCCTTTGCTCTACTTCTGGCATTCGCAGTTTTTTATGGTTCTATGGGCGCACTTCTGGTAGAAATGACTTCCGACGAATAG
- a CDS encoding ABC transporter ATP-binding protein, translating to MLYWERSIIGICRVTWQNLSLVNTLLKGKLSSLVPLQTSIPVLECSNLSYSIGRKSVLKNVSFSVFPNEVLFVRGMNGSGKTTLLKSILQHDKFKDQIKFHSSKSIKLSYLGHDLGLYTTLSLEENLEYFRGIAGDCRPEDQIISWLKDFRLWQRRKDPVSSFSRGMKQKAALVRALLPNVDLYLLDEPLTALDSEGESKARSVLENVLDSSSIIMVTHDPNFSLNAKSRLLELGENPK from the coding sequence ATGTTATATTGGGAAAGATCAATAATAGGAATATGCAGAGTAACTTGGCAAAATTTAAGCCTTGTAAATACTCTTTTAAAAGGGAAATTGTCCTCATTGGTCCCATTACAAACATCGATTCCAGTATTGGAATGTTCTAACCTATCGTACAGTATCGGACGAAAATCGGTTTTAAAGAACGTTTCCTTCTCCGTTTTTCCGAACGAAGTTTTATTTGTGAGGGGAATGAACGGCTCAGGAAAGACTACTTTGCTCAAGTCTATCCTACAACACGATAAATTCAAGGACCAGATCAAATTCCATTCTTCCAAATCCATAAAACTTTCTTATCTAGGTCATGATCTGGGCTTATATACTACTCTTAGTCTAGAAGAAAATCTAGAATATTTCAGAGGTATTGCTGGAGATTGTCGCCCAGAAGATCAGATTATTTCTTGGTTGAAAGATTTTCGTCTTTGGCAAAGAAGAAAAGACCCAGTTTCTTCTTTTTCAAGAGGAATGAAGCAGAAGGCAGCATTAGTTCGAGCTCTTTTGCCTAACGTGGATCTTTATCTTTTAGACGAACCTTTGACTGCTTTGGACAGTGAAGGAGAATCCAAGGCAAGATCAGTCTTGGAGAATGTCCTGGATTCTTCTTCTATTATCATGGTAACTCACGATCCAAATTTTAGTTTAAATGCAAAGTCCAGACTTTTGGAATTGGGAGAAAATCCCAAATGA
- a CDS encoding tetratricopeptide repeat protein yields MRTISLLKEYLQGLNFAKLLCIFLLLIFPNITFAQFKIGDSEYAGILWGENDFLDPEFYQDGSLARSEQDFIVAAGRHWKGAPPPSKASFEYEGKQITNSGIFNNEAVGLLQSADPKKREKAISMLEAGMRFDPSFFAFRYNLGRAYHIEKKYQKAIFQYEYAIAEVPKYYRTYMHLGVLYELLNEQIQAVIYYKKAVELNQFQTEALVLLAEHYIRTDLKNRAQIYIKKALTIDQNSPDAKLGLARLEIMGGRDYYAYKIFRNTDLYDEQGKKRPYNKKFHFYFAETASKIGDYVTAAKEYEELLKFPNDPFFTEFSLKIIERRRDLAKRFAEIKAADEEAEKEGQ; encoded by the coding sequence ATGAGGACAATTTCCCTTTTAAAAGAGTATTTACAAGGCTTAAATTTTGCCAAGTTACTCTGCATATTCCTATTATTGATCTTTCCCAATATAACATTTGCACAATTCAAAATTGGAGATTCTGAATACGCAGGTATACTCTGGGGAGAGAATGATTTTTTAGATCCTGAGTTTTACCAAGACGGAAGTCTTGCCAGATCGGAGCAGGACTTTATAGTAGCAGCGGGCCGACATTGGAAGGGCGCCCCTCCTCCATCCAAAGCAAGTTTTGAATACGAAGGGAAACAGATCACCAATAGCGGGATCTTCAATAATGAAGCAGTAGGCTTACTACAGTCTGCAGATCCCAAAAAAAGGGAGAAGGCAATCTCGATGTTAGAAGCTGGAATGAGATTCGATCCTTCCTTCTTCGCATTTAGATATAATTTAGGAAGAGCCTATCATATAGAAAAAAAATACCAAAAAGCGATCTTTCAATATGAATACGCAATCGCAGAAGTTCCTAAATATTATAGAACTTATATGCATTTGGGAGTTTTGTATGAGCTTCTAAACGAACAAATACAAGCAGTCATATATTATAAAAAAGCGGTCGAGCTGAATCAGTTCCAAACAGAGGCGCTTGTCCTTCTTGCAGAACATTATATAAGAACAGATCTTAAGAATAGAGCCCAGATTTATATTAAAAAAGCGTTAACCATAGACCAGAATAGCCCTGATGCTAAGCTTGGACTCGCACGTCTGGAGATTATGGGCGGTAGAGATTACTACGCCTATAAGATATTCCGGAACACCGATCTATACGATGAACAAGGAAAGAAGAGGCCTTATAATAAAAAATTTCATTTTTATTTTGCCGAGACAGCAAGTAAGATCGGCGATTATGTCACGGCTGCAAAAGAATATGAAGAGTTGCTAAAATTCCCCAACGACCCTTTCTTTACTGAATTCTCACTTAAAATTATAGAAAGAAGAAGGGACCTGGCAAAAAGATTCGCAGAGATCAAGGCCGCAGACGAGGAAGCCGAGAAAGAAGGGCAATAA